The following proteins are encoded in a genomic region of Haloarcula sp. CBA1129:
- a CDS encoding DUF3592 domain-containing protein, with protein MSDDGLSVNGPNTVGQSLLLLIAAIGLVSFGAVDYVQSTNAVSESVKVEATITEVGVETKGSSTGSGATVKHEPVVEFTYTYAGETYTGDKVFPGATPPRYDTEAAAQDVIAEYESETETTAYVNPDAPDQAFLKNHVSNRQYIFIGVGSVLALLGGFFTVKNYRRDRA; from the coding sequence ATGTCCGATGATGGCCTGTCGGTAAACGGACCAAACACTGTTGGACAGTCCCTCCTGTTACTTATTGCTGCAATCGGACTGGTTAGTTTCGGAGCAGTTGACTACGTCCAGTCGACGAATGCGGTCAGTGAATCAGTCAAGGTAGAAGCAACCATTACTGAGGTTGGCGTCGAAACTAAAGGTTCCAGTACGGGCAGTGGGGCCACGGTCAAACACGAACCCGTGGTGGAATTTACCTACACGTACGCCGGTGAGACGTATACTGGAGACAAAGTGTTTCCCGGGGCAACTCCGCCGAGATATGACACAGAAGCCGCCGCGCAAGACGTGATAGCAGAGTATGAGTCAGAGACGGAAACAACTGCTTACGTCAATCCTGACGCACCCGATCAGGCGTTTCTCAAGAACCATGTGTCGAATCGACAGTATATATTCATCGGTGTGGGCTCAGTCTTGGCATTACTTGGGGGGTTCTTTACAGTCAAGAACTACCGACGCGACCGTGCTTGA
- a CDS encoding ABC transporter ATP-binding protein, which translates to MAASSLYGCNRDRRTHQTYSDHLAVDGLSLTVDCGEAVGFLGPNGAGKSTTSTCCWTTSAPPRGPSGCSATTHRLRRERSTNGSASSLTVTPLYDRLTGREHLRLAARLKGASVDIAAVCDRVGLDAADADRPAGAYSKGMGQRLALAMATVGDPDLLILDEPTAGLDPHGVARLQDLLAAELERGTTVFFSSHVLDHVESTCDRIAILDEGQMVAVDTVDGLRAAVGSATLTLQELFSVYTDSEDRGPVAAGGAD; encoded by the coding sequence GTGGCAGCCAGTTCACTGTATGGCTGCAATCGAGATCGACGAACTCACCAAACGTACAGCGACCACCTCGCTGTCGACGGACTGAGCCTGACGGTCGACTGCGGCGAAGCCGTCGGCTTCCTCGGTCCCAACGGGGCAGGGAAGTCGACAACGTCGACGTGCTGCTGGACTACGTCCGCCCCACCGAGGGGACCGTCCGGGTGTTCGGCTACGACGCACAGACTGAGACGCGAGCGGTCCACGAACGGATCGGCGTCGTCCCTGACGGTTACTCCGCTGTACGACCGGCTCACCGGACGGGAACACCTCCGCCTTGCGGCCCGGCTGAAGGGGGCCAGCGTCGACATCGCGGCGGTCTGTGACAGGGTCGGCCTTGACGCCGCCGACGCCGACCGCCCGGCAGGGGCGTACTCGAAAGGGATGGGCCAGCGGCTGGCTCTTGCCATGGCGACGGTCGGCGATCCCGACCTGCTGATCCTCGACGAACCGACCGCCGGCCTCGATCCACACGGCGTCGCGCGACTGCAAGACCTGCTCGCAGCTGAACTCGAACGCGGGACAACCGTCTTCTTTTCCAGTCACGTCCTAGATCACGTCGAGTCGACCTGCGACCGGATCGCCATCCTTGACGAGGGACAAATGGTCGCTGTCGACACGGTAGATGGTCTGCGGGCGGCCGTCGGCTCGGCAACCCTGACTCTTCAGGAACTGTTCTCGGTCTACACCGACAGCGAGGACCGCGGACCGGTAGCCGCCGGAGGTGCTGACTGA
- a CDS encoding winged helix-turn-helix domain-containing protein, translating to MSATELAERCGASSPTIYRRLNRLQELDMIDDEQALDPDGHHYRRFRPG from the coding sequence CTGTCGGCGACCGAACTGGCCGAACGGTGTGGGGCCTCCTCGCCGACAATCTACCGCCGACTCAATCGACTCCAAGAACTCGATATGATCGACGACGAACAGGCGTTGGATCCAGACGGCCACCACTACCGACGGTTTCGGCCCGGGTAG
- a CDS encoding permease: MSGYRDTLTSLYREYVGEPAKERDIYVGFGLFFAGVTLAIVGFCLFLYSNVLESGSTLYWQIREVALVVGFIGLPSVLLSVVVLLPVGFKTRIVSAAGTLFCLAATIILVDVFPYGWTNSGGINGSVWTISVYATGLVMLAASTGAALVAHYLEKATSTGESTEPVESAESESESVSKADVDNDIEQALEGAELSWGGVEQQPKTKRLNLDMPETDSDLDRTAIENSEATTTRADSNDVDDAVDGLRQLQGGQSKTERSAGTEDQVNALTQFRNEQGEDDDVETGVKEQQGIVSRLRSWFFE, translated from the coding sequence GTGTCGGGCTATCGTGACACGCTTACATCGCTTTATCGCGAATATGTCGGTGAACCAGCCAAAGAGCGAGACATCTATGTTGGATTTGGCCTCTTCTTCGCTGGGGTCACGCTTGCCATCGTCGGATTCTGCCTCTTTCTGTACAGTAACGTTCTAGAATCCGGGAGCACACTGTACTGGCAGATTCGTGAGGTTGCGCTCGTCGTCGGGTTCATCGGACTGCCCTCCGTGCTGTTGAGCGTCGTCGTGCTCCTCCCGGTCGGTTTCAAAACTCGGATCGTTAGTGCCGCTGGCACGTTATTCTGTCTCGCCGCAACCATAATTCTGGTTGATGTCTTTCCGTATGGATGGACGAATAGTGGCGGAATCAACGGTAGCGTCTGGACAATCAGCGTTTACGCCACTGGGCTGGTCATGCTTGCGGCCTCGACAGGGGCGGCGCTGGTTGCACACTACCTCGAGAAAGCGACAAGCACAGGCGAGTCAACTGAACCGGTTGAGTCGGCCGAGAGCGAGTCTGAGTCTGTCAGCAAAGCAGATGTGGACAACGATATCGAACAGGCACTAGAAGGGGCGGAACTATCGTGGGGTGGCGTCGAACAGCAGCCCAAAACTAAGCGGTTAAATCTGGATATGCCAGAAACGGACTCGGACCTCGATCGGACGGCTATCGAGAATTCTGAGGCAACCACGACCCGAGCCGACAGCAATGATGTTGATGACGCGGTGGATGGGCTCAGGCAGCTACAGGGTGGCCAATCAAAGACTGAGCGAAGCGCCGGCACCGAAGATCAGGTCAACGCTCTCACGCAGTTTCGAAATGAGCAGGGCGAAGATGACGATGTGGAAACCGGTGTCAAAGAGCAACAAGGCATTGTTAGTCGTCTTCGGTCATGGTTTTTTGAATAA